DNA from Daucus carota subsp. sativus chromosome 1, DH1 v3.0, whole genome shotgun sequence:
ctgccatcagaatggggttgcacctgaaggcgctttaggggttaccgctgctaggggttaccgctaagtgcatcctggcttgtagttatggggctgcagctaggggatgccgctgcagggcttccgccgcctgggcagaatggcaggcagactccaaacaggactcttcttccttgtttctaggaggacgaattggagacatattgggagtgtgtcagctattatttatccacgaattaagggataaatacatctattatgaagataattatgatcgggggaagataattcaagaatattcggataattatgcaagatgaaggctccaagtaacctacttggagtgggataccgctggataactactgaaagaaggctgttttatcttaaactcgaggggataagagcttatcttttcagagtcctaaatcgagaactacatgggcttgatccctataaatatagggtatgtaggcaccttgcaaagggacgagaatcatattcacgagttctacactctaaagagaggcacgtgtaacctttgtgacagatatttccgggcgattgcaggacggaattccataattccgacctcgttgtttggttctttgcaagctcagcccttaaacacacttgtttctcatttgtttttcttagtttatgttaacggtagcccctaagagctaaccgtgattttcgtagttgtaacggatatccctataattgtgcaatacggttctgggggtgttgtatcaattcctctcacaacattATGCTTTGCTAATTTtcttattctttcaaaaaaatactAAGCTTCTTTTGCCGGGAATTGAAAAGGACTCCGCTCAAATACAAATAGTTTCTTTACAATTATAACCAGTTCTTTATGAGTTAAATAGTAAACATGTTGATTTCTTTTGCGTTTGTTAGACATATATAGTCATAGATGAGTTATAACACTAAAATTGATTTTTACATTTTCATTATATTGGAATGGACAAGTTGATAGCAGTGCATATACTTGAAAATATTGGTTAACAACCAACCTAAGTACAAAATTTTTTTGcacttaaattaaattaactTGTGCATCTTATTTGTTATTGATACTTGAATACGTTAATGATTAAATTGTTTTGATGACTTAATTCAGTTTAAAATGCCGTGGtttagtattttatatattttatttttaaatataattatgaacTTTCTAATAACCTTAATTAGAAGtatgtgattttattttaaatataactgtGAGCTTTCTGTTAATCAGCTGGCCTGACTTCTAAATTTTATGTGAGGGAGTACTTGgtaattaatatgtaaaaaagtcaaatccTAGTCAAAGGACAAGACTATAATTCAATTTACCATGCATTTCCGCGCCATGCGTGCTTCACTAGTACCGAACAGCAAACTCTAATCTAAGACCTCCTTGTATATAAAGACAGAATGCATACATCACTCTCATCTCTCTGCGATTATCTCTGCAAAAATCATGTCAACTCTGGGCAATCTCCCTGATCATCTCGTCCTGTGCCAAATCTTCACCCGTCTTCCAGTGAAGCTTCTAATCGTACTCACCAGCGTCTGCAAGTCCGGGCTCGCATTGATCTCGTCTCGATTCATTGTCGAAACTCATCTCTCTCGGTTTCATCTGAATCCAGTTAACCATATGCTTCTTCTCCACCACCCTTTCCGTAGAAATATCATCATTTCACCTATCAATTTCTTCAGAAACCCTAACATTTCTATGATCCCAATTCCGGCAACTGAAGGCCTAATTGATACAAGTGGTTCGGACAATTTGTTGTCGTCGAGTCAAAATTTTCTGAATTCGGTGCATACATTTGTGGGATCCTTTAACGGGCTAGTATGTTCCTTTAGACCACCTCTCAGGCCTACTAATGTTACTATTTGGAACCCTGCAACTCGTAGATCTAAGAATATCTTGGTTCCCCGTGTTGATATTAAACATGTGTGTAGGATCCTAGTTGGTTTTGGATTCAGTTTTGTTGTAAATGATTATAAGATTGTCTGCATCTATGAACTTGGACTTGGGCTGCAGAATCTATCATATGAGTTCCGATTGTATTCATGTAAGGATAATTCTTGGAAAGAATTGAATCCTGATTTTCCATTGGAATTGAGTTTTGTTGAGTGTGTGGTTGTTAAGGGGAATCCTTACTGGATGTGTCTTGGTAATCAACGTCGGAATGAATTCTTGGTGAAAGTTGACGTT
Protein-coding regions in this window:
- the LOC135148017 gene encoding putative F-box protein At3g49980, translating into MSTLGNLPDHLVLCQIFTRLPVKLLIVLTSVCKSGLALISSRFIVETHLSRFHLNPVNHMLLLHHPFRRNIIISPINFFRNPNISMIPIPATEGLIDTSGSDNLLSSSQNFLNSVHTFVGSFNGLVCSFRPPLRPTNVTIWNPATRRSKNILVPRVDIKHVCRILVGFGFSFVVNDYKIVCIYELGLGLQNLSYEFRLYSCKDNSWKELNPDFPLELSFVECVVVKGNPYWMCLGNQRRNEFLVKVDVVTEVIQMFKGPEYVKNETTSSSNMALGDFVAQAVCSPGAEANDMIHVYTLEENAGVWMRMYSFGLVGVQRPVRLKCFQNGRDMIFHMPMNYTESLVAIEGMVSVGEGAAKEERQEAAALATTNREAKNIMVAEDGEMHSMPISYIESLAFVEGMVRVPEEAATEERQLETVFPTTERDSNLLNNATS